In Alteromonas sp. RKMC-009, the genomic stretch GCTGCCACCCAGTGCCAGATTGTTCGCGTTCATGTACTCAAGGTCGCGCATGAAACCGAATGTCCGGGCACGGCTGACTTCTTTTACATACGAACAACTGTCAAAATCCATCACCATATGCTGATTAGTCTGACTAATCACAGGATGATCGAAATCGATACGGAAATCCACGCGGAAACCATCGTAAGGACGTAACTCGGCCCACTTGTCTCCGTCTTCAACCCGCACTGTCTTCGTGATACGGATAAAACGCTTAGGCGCATTCAGCTCTTCAATACCTGCAGATTGCAGTAAGAAAACGAACGGGCTGGCGCTGCCATCCATAATCGGCAGTTCATTGCTGTCTACTTCAACAATAATGTTGTCAATGCCCAGACCAGCTAACGCTGAAGCAAGGTGTTCCACAGTGTGGATACTGACACCATCTTCATTGTTTACACACGTACACAGCATGGTGTTACCCACCGCGTTTGCACGCGCATGGATGTCCACATAGGGTTCCAGGTCAATGCGTCGGAACACAATTCCTGTGTTCGCAGGCGCAGGCCGGAGAGTCATGGTGACCTTTTCCCCTTTGTGTAAACCAATACCGGTCTCTTGTACCGATTGTTTGATTGTACGTTGTCTAATCATTTCGTTGCTTTTACCTGTTCAAAAAGCGGTCGCGTAGTATATAGACAAAAGTTTATTTTGTCAAATTTCTGTCACACTTGACCTTGGTTAAACACCAACTTCTTATACATTGACAACAATTCCGGAGAAAAATTCCCCGAAATGAACAGCTTAGTCTGCCTGTTTACGCAAGAATGCCGGAATATCCAGATATTCTAAATCGTTGTTCGGCTGTGCTTCACTTTCTACTTTCAGTGCCTGGTTACCATCGGTAGAGCCTACAGCGCGG encodes the following:
- the lpxC gene encoding UDP-3-O-acyl-N-acetylglucosamine deacetylase — protein: MIRQRTIKQSVQETGIGLHKGEKVTMTLRPAPANTGIVFRRIDLEPYVDIHARANAVGNTMLCTCVNNEDGVSIHTVEHLASALAGLGIDNIIVEVDSNELPIMDGSASPFVFLLQSAGIEELNAPKRFIRITKTVRVEDGDKWAELRPYDGFRVDFRIDFDHPVISQTNQHMVMDFDSCSYVKEVSRARTFGFMRDLEYMNANNLALGGSMENAVALDEFRILNPEGLRYDDEFLKHKVLDAVGDLYMGGHSIIGELAAYKTGHGLNNKLLNAVLEQKDCWEYTTYENQDEMPIRYAEPVIA